Proteins found in one Poecilia reticulata strain Guanapo linkage group LG6, Guppy_female_1.0+MT, whole genome shotgun sequence genomic segment:
- the bmal1a gene encoding basic helix-loop-helix ARNT like 1a, which yields MEGDDFNTEAVMNICDDLMADQRMDISSTMTDFMSPSSTDLISSSISTPGMDYNRKRKGSSTDYQIDGFSFDDMDPDKDKLGSDHQGRIKNAREAHSQIEKRRRDKMNSFIDELASLVPTCNAMSRKLDKLTVLRMAVQHMKTLRGAANPYTEANYKPSFLSDDELKHLILRAADGFLFVVGCDRGKILFVSESVYKILNYSQNDLIGQSLFDYLHPKDIAKVKEQLSSSDTAPRERLIDAKTGLPVKTDITPGPSRLCSGARRSFFCRMKCNRPSVKVEDKDFPSTCSKKKADRKSFCTIHSTGYLKSWPPTKMGLDEDNEPDNEGCNLSCLVAIGRLHPHIVPQPSPADIRVKPTEYVSRHAIDGKFVFVDQRATAILAYLPQELLGTSFYEYFHQDDISHLAECHRQVLQMREKINTNCYKFKIKDGSFITLRSRWFSFMNPWTKEVEYIVSTNTVVSCPIMEGSDYPQSAASPQSMDSVLTSEGGGRRALQTVPGIPGGTRAGAGKIGRMIAEEVMEIQRIRGSSPSSCGSSPLNITSTPPPDTCSPGGKKIQNGGTPDLPSTGIIPGPDSVGYPYSNQSIMSDNSHLSIDIMDEPGSSSPSNDEAAMAVIMSLLEADAGLGGPVDFSDLPWPL from the exons ATGGAAGGAGATGATTTTAATACAGAGGCTGTGATGAACATCTGTG ATGACCTGATGGCAGACCAGCGGATGGACATCTCGTCTACAATGACTGACTTCATGTCCCCCAGCTCCACTGACCTCATCTCCAGCTCCATCAGCACGCCTGGCATGGACTACAACCGCAAGAGGAAAGGCAGCAGCACGGACTACCA aatcgATGGCTTCTCATTTGA TGACATGGATCCAGATAAGGATAAACTGGGGAG TGACCACCAGGGCAGGATTAAGAATGCCAG AGAGGCTCACAGTCAGATTGAGAAACGTCGGAGAGACAAGATGAACAGCTTCATCGACGAGCTGGCCTCTCTCGTACCCACCTGTAACGCAATGTCCCGCAAACTGGATAAGCTGACGGTCCTGCGTATGGCGGTGCAGCACATGAAGACACTCAGAG GTGCGGCTAACCCATACACAGAGGCAAACTACAAACCTTCCTTTCTGTCAGATGATGAACTGAAGCATTTGATACTAAGG GCTGCTGATGGTTTCCTGTTTGTGGTCGGCTGCGATCGTGGCAAAATCCTTTTTGTGTCCGAATCTGTGTACAAGATTCTGAACTACAGCCAG AATGACCTGATAGGTCAGAGTCTGTTTGACTACCTTCACCCCAAGGACATCGCTAAAGTCAAAGAACAGCTGTCGTCCTCAGATACAGCGCCACGAGARAGACTTATTGACGCTAAAA CCGGTCTTCCTGTGAAGACGGATATCACTCCCGGTCCATCTCGACTCTGTTCTGGAGCCAGACGGTCGTTCTTCTGCAGGATGAAGTGCAACAGGCCTTCTGTCAAAGTAGAAGATAAAGACTTCCCCTCCACTTGCTCCAAGAAGAAAG CTGACCGGAAGAGCTTCTGCACCATCCACAGCACAGGGTACCTAAAGAGCTGGCCGCCCACAAAGATGGGACTGGATGAAGACAACGAGCCAGACAACGAGGGCTGCAACCTGAGCTGCCTGGTGGCCATCGGCCGCCTACACCCCCACATCGTCCCCCAGCCCAGCCCGGCCGACATCAGGGTGAAGCCCACAGAATACGTCTCCAGGCACGCCATCGACGGCAAGTTTGTCTTCGTCGACCAGAG AGCAACAGCTATCCTCGCCTACCTGCCCCAAGAGCTGCTCGGAACCTCCTTCTACGAATATTTTCACCAGGATGACATCAGCCACCTGGCTGAGTGTCACAGACAAG TGCTGCAGATGAGAGAAAAGATCAACACCAACTGTTACAAATTCAAAATCAAAGATGGCTCCTTCATCACGTTAAGGAGCAGATGGTTCAGCTTCATGAACCCCTGGACCAAGGAGGTGGAGTACATCGTCTCTACCAACACGGTCGTATC GTGTCCGATAATGGAAGGATCAGATTACCCTCAGTCGGCTGCGTCTCCGCAGAGCATGGACAGCGTTCTGACCTCAGAgg GTGGGGGGAGACGGGCTTTGCAGACCGTTCCCGGCATCCCAGGCGGCACGAGAGCGGGAGCCGGGAAGATCGGACGCATGATAGCGGAGGAAGTGATGGAGATTCAGAG GATTCGAGGTTCATCTCCTTCCAGCTGTGGTTCCAGCCCTCTGAATATAACCAGCACCCCTCCACCCGACACCTGCTCACCGGGGGGCAAGAAG ATTCAGAACGGTGGGACTCCTGATCTGCCGAGCACAGGCATAATCCCTGGACCTGATTCTGTGGGCTACCCTTACTCCAACCAGTCCATCATGA GTGATAATTCCCACCTGAGCATAGATATTATGGACGAGCCYGGCTCCAGCAGCCCCAGCAACGACGAGGCGGCCATGGCGGTCATCATGTCCCTGCTGGAGGCGGACGCCGGCCTCGGCGGCCCCGTCGACTTCAGCGACCTACCTTGGCCTTTGTGA